One genomic region from Egicoccus sp. AB-alg6-2 encodes:
- a CDS encoding threonine synthase, translating to MPDSTLVSLHGSSSGEAYDADQLHRLDPVDDRPLLATYDLEAAARTLTPASLRERPRGLWRWRELLPVRDPAAIVHLGEGDTPLVTAPRLGHRLDLGDLRIKAEGGNPTGSFKARGMTAAVSRNAELGATSFIAPSAGNAAGALAAYAAAAGLPATVLMPVDAPEVNQVEVLVCGAELILVEGLISDCGRVGAQLAALTGAFDVSTLKEPYRVEGKKTMGLELAEQFGWELPDVILYPTGGGTGLVGMWKAFAELEALGLVTGRRPRMVAVQATGCAPIVRAFERGDLEAEPWQGATTRAGGIRVPGAVGDRLILQALRDSEGTAVAVDEADIDRAQLLAGAHGAGYVSPETAAVVAATGELRASGWIGRDERVVVFDTGIGAKYPAPPLPGRPPVVDPADFDPGALLAALRPA from the coding sequence ATGCCCGACTCGACCCTCGTCTCGCTGCACGGTTCCAGCTCCGGCGAGGCGTACGACGCCGACCAGCTGCACCGGCTCGACCCGGTCGACGACCGGCCCCTGCTCGCGACCTACGACCTCGAGGCGGCGGCCCGGACCCTGACCCCCGCGTCGCTGCGGGAACGTCCGCGGGGCCTGTGGCGGTGGCGCGAGCTGCTGCCGGTCCGCGACCCCGCGGCGATCGTGCACCTCGGCGAGGGCGACACCCCGCTGGTGACGGCGCCGCGACTCGGCCACCGCCTCGACCTGGGCGATCTCCGGATCAAGGCCGAGGGCGGCAATCCCACCGGGTCGTTCAAGGCCCGCGGCATGACCGCCGCCGTGTCCCGCAACGCCGAACTGGGCGCCACGAGCTTCATCGCGCCCTCGGCAGGGAACGCCGCCGGCGCGCTTGCGGCCTACGCCGCCGCCGCGGGCCTGCCGGCGACCGTGCTGATGCCCGTCGACGCGCCCGAGGTGAACCAGGTCGAGGTGCTGGTGTGCGGCGCCGAGCTGATCCTGGTCGAGGGACTGATCAGCGACTGCGGCCGCGTGGGAGCGCAACTGGCGGCGCTGACCGGCGCCTTCGACGTCTCGACCCTCAAGGAGCCCTACCGGGTCGAGGGCAAGAAGACGATGGGGCTCGAACTCGCCGAGCAGTTCGGCTGGGAGCTGCCGGACGTGATCCTCTACCCCACCGGTGGCGGCACCGGTCTGGTCGGGATGTGGAAGGCCTTCGCGGAGCTCGAGGCCCTCGGCCTGGTCACGGGCCGGCGCCCCCGCATGGTCGCCGTGCAGGCCACCGGCTGCGCACCGATCGTGCGCGCCTTCGAGCGCGGCGACCTCGAGGCCGAACCCTGGCAGGGGGCGACCACCCGCGCCGGCGGCATCCGCGTGCCGGGGGCCGTCGGCGACCGGCTCATCCTGCAGGCATTGCGGGATTCCGAGGGAACGGCGGTCGCCGTCGACGAGGCCGACATCGACCGGGCGCAACTGCTCGCGGGGGCGCACGGCGCCGGCTACGTCAGTCCCGAGACCGCCGCGGTCGTCGCCGCCACCGGGGAGTTGCGTGCCTCGGGCTGGATCGGTCGCGACGAACGCGTCGTCGTCTTCGACACCGGCATCGGTGCCAAGTATCCGGCACCGCCCCTTCCCGGGCGCCCGCCCGTGGTGGACCCCGCCGACTTCGACCCGGGGGCCCTGCTGGCGGCGCTGCGACCGGCGTGA
- a CDS encoding LacI family DNA-binding transcriptional regulator: protein MAKTTMSDVARFAGVDVSTVSRALNERTAAMLRSETVERVLAAASELGYQPNVLARGLRTQRSHTVGMLLPDLTNPFFPPIVRGLEDALDAGGYTLIVTNTDNDARREARSLQSLVGRQVDGLVVATSHLDSDEGTAAVGNLPVVLVNRRGTDPSVPAVVPDDAAGVTLAVRHLLDLGHRRIAHVAGPTDTSTGRSRAEAFETFATDAGVYDPALVEHAAIFAVGDGMEACQRLLEQHPDVTAICAANDLLAIGCLRALRAAGRRVPQEVSLVGFNDMPLVDLIDPPLTTVRIPQYEMGRRAGELLLGLLDDPPARRARKAVELAPELVVRQSTAAPGAS, encoded by the coding sequence ATGGCCAAGACGACGATGTCCGACGTCGCCCGGTTCGCGGGTGTCGACGTCTCCACGGTGTCGCGGGCGCTCAACGAGCGCACCGCGGCCATGCTGCGCTCGGAGACGGTCGAGCGCGTGCTCGCCGCGGCCAGCGAGCTCGGCTACCAGCCCAACGTGCTCGCCCGCGGACTGCGGACCCAGCGCTCGCACACGGTCGGCATGCTGCTGCCCGACCTCACCAATCCGTTCTTCCCGCCCATCGTGCGCGGGCTCGAGGACGCGCTGGACGCGGGCGGCTACACGCTCATCGTCACCAACACCGACAACGACGCCCGGCGCGAGGCACGCAGCCTGCAGAGCCTGGTCGGCCGCCAGGTCGACGGCCTGGTCGTCGCGACCTCCCACCTCGACAGCGACGAGGGCACCGCGGCCGTCGGCAACCTCCCGGTCGTGCTGGTCAACCGTCGTGGGACCGATCCGTCCGTGCCGGCCGTGGTCCCCGACGACGCCGCCGGGGTCACGCTGGCCGTCCGACACCTGCTCGACCTCGGCCACCGGCGGATCGCGCACGTCGCCGGACCGACCGACACCTCCACCGGACGCAGCCGGGCCGAGGCGTTCGAGACCTTCGCCACCGACGCCGGGGTCTACGACCCCGCGTTGGTCGAGCACGCCGCGATCTTCGCCGTCGGCGACGGCATGGAGGCGTGCCAGCGCCTGCTCGAGCAGCACCCCGACGTCACGGCGATCTGCGCCGCCAACGACCTGCTCGCGATCGGCTGTCTGCGGGCGCTGCGGGCGGCCGGCCGCCGGGTGCCGCAGGAGGTGTCGCTGGTCGGCTTCAACGACATGCCGCTCGTGGACCTGATCGATCCGCCGCTGACGACCGTGCGCATCCCGCAGTACGAGATGGGACGTCGGGCCGGCGAGCTGCTGCTGGGGCTGCTCGACGATCCGCCCGCCCGCCGCGCCCGCAAGGCGGTCGAACTCGCCCCCGAGCTGGTGGTGCGCCAGTCGACGGCCGCGCCCGGCGCTTCCTGA